The Phycisphaerales bacterium genome has a segment encoding these proteins:
- a CDS encoding UDP-N-acetylglucosamine--N-acetylmuramyl-(pentapeptide) pyrophosphoryl-undecaprenol N-acetylglucosamine transferase produces the protein MATTPNIVGTIFLAGGGSGGHIAPGIAIAEAIAEQWPGIEPIFLCSNRPVDANMLNHIGAKFAPLRATPPAARPDRALHFLLNHRHSKRAVQRMIRKLRNPNSQNHSAPIWMLSLGGFISVAPAAAARSEGIPLALLNLDAVPGKANRLIARQADLVMTATPLLDPSAMPHQNTDYPVRRDAQSPGTRQECCKQLGLDPSRPVLLVTGASQGSQSLNQFMQLWIGSNANRLKDWQVLHLTGKDEMPAPLEAVYADAGITAHIETFAHQMGTFWGAADVALSRAGANSVGEAVYNHVPTLFAPYPFHRDQHQKHNAQPVVDAGGALLAEDKVDPEANCRSLGPQLAHLIDDAQARDQMSSVLAHLSSPDGATQVVRALLDINTPHSP, from the coding sequence TTGGCAACTACACCAAATATCGTGGGCACTATTTTCCTCGCCGGCGGAGGATCCGGTGGACATATTGCGCCAGGTATTGCCATCGCTGAAGCGATCGCTGAGCAATGGCCCGGTATTGAACCGATTTTTCTATGCTCGAACCGTCCTGTGGATGCAAACATGCTCAACCACATTGGGGCAAAGTTCGCACCCTTGCGTGCAACACCACCGGCAGCTCGGCCGGACCGTGCGCTGCATTTTCTTTTGAACCACCGCCACAGCAAGCGGGCTGTGCAACGGATGATCCGTAAACTTCGCAACCCCAATAGCCAAAATCATTCAGCACCAATATGGATGCTCAGCCTAGGCGGGTTTATATCTGTCGCTCCTGCTGCAGCTGCAAGATCTGAAGGCATACCACTCGCGTTACTCAATCTTGATGCAGTGCCCGGTAAAGCAAACCGGCTCATCGCACGCCAAGCTGATCTGGTGATGACAGCAACACCACTGCTTGATCCAAGTGCAATGCCCCACCAGAACACTGATTACCCTGTTCGCCGCGATGCCCAATCTCCTGGTACACGCCAGGAATGCTGTAAGCAGTTGGGTTTGGATCCAAGCCGACCTGTACTTCTTGTCACTGGCGCCTCACAGGGTTCCCAATCACTCAACCAATTTATGCAGCTTTGGATTGGCTCCAATGCGAATAGGCTCAAAGACTGGCAGGTGCTTCACCTGACCGGCAAAGACGAGATGCCCGCTCCCTTGGAAGCGGTTTATGCAGATGCTGGAATCACCGCTCACATCGAGACGTTTGCTCATCAAATGGGCACTTTTTGGGGTGCTGCAGATGTGGCATTGAGCCGCGCCGGTGCGAATAGTGTTGGCGAGGCTGTTTACAACCATGTCCCGACGCTCTTTGCTCCATATCCTTTCCACCGGGATCAGCACCAAAAGCACAATGCTCAGCCAGTTGTCGATGCAGGCGGCGCCCTACTTGCCGAGGACAAAGTTGATCCGGAAGCGAATTGCCGCTCCCTTGGGCCCCAGTTAGCTCACTTAATTGATGATGCTCAGGCCAGAGACCAAATGAGCAGCGTATTGGCTCATTTATCTTCTCCTGATGGTGCTACCCAGGTTGTACGGGCGTTACTGGACATTAATACGCCTCATTCACCATAG
- a CDS encoding glycine cleavage T C-terminal barrel domain-containing protein, with protein MDRSTPLAATHLSWVSAQIDRRAKADLEPIELEYLSWGPPLESTGTACDMVASFGEGPLEYAAIRRGCAVIDASRRGTLELRGDDRLDFLDRMVTNLVKDLVPGQSRDAFFLNRKGRIEADLGVLALEDRILIDLDIHMASTVAAALDAFIIVDDVTLTNVSEQFHHLHLIGPKSAATLEAAGGDGASALEPNGICQLKIADCNVIVRRQDLTGEVGFELIVDHENIVAVYESIFATDQDPQPGKRTVRPVGWYAFNTARVESGLPIFNIDFGVTNLPHETGLLESRVSFQKGCYPGQEIVARMHNLGKPKQQIVAMQINTDELPLAGAAVLKGCDRDDEQIGVVTSSVLSPLNSLVPIALAMVRTATIEAGPEVGVVAEGEVVSASLQQQLTFLV; from the coding sequence GTGGATAGATCGACACCGCTTGCTGCAACACATCTTTCTTGGGTATCGGCTCAGATAGATCGTAGAGCCAAAGCAGACCTAGAACCGATTGAGCTGGAGTACCTTTCATGGGGGCCTCCACTCGAGTCAACAGGCACAGCATGTGACATGGTGGCCTCTTTTGGTGAGGGACCACTGGAATATGCAGCGATCCGAAGAGGATGTGCAGTGATTGATGCTTCAAGGCGCGGCACCTTAGAGCTGCGTGGTGATGATCGCTTGGACTTTCTTGATCGAATGGTGACCAACCTTGTCAAGGATCTTGTCCCGGGACAATCGCGTGATGCTTTCTTTTTGAATCGTAAGGGTCGAATCGAAGCTGATCTCGGTGTACTTGCACTCGAAGACCGCATATTGATCGATCTTGATATTCACATGGCGTCCACAGTCGCTGCAGCGCTTGATGCATTCATCATTGTAGATGACGTGACTTTGACGAATGTAAGCGAACAGTTTCACCACCTTCATCTTATTGGTCCCAAGTCAGCTGCTACGTTAGAAGCAGCTGGTGGGGATGGCGCCTCGGCATTAGAGCCAAATGGAATCTGCCAACTAAAAATTGCGGATTGCAATGTCATTGTCAGACGTCAAGATCTGACCGGCGAGGTTGGTTTCGAGCTGATCGTTGATCACGAGAATATCGTTGCTGTGTATGAGTCAATTTTTGCTACTGACCAAGACCCCCAGCCAGGCAAGCGGACAGTGCGGCCGGTTGGTTGGTATGCATTCAATACAGCCCGAGTTGAATCGGGCTTGCCGATTTTTAACATCGACTTTGGTGTCACGAATCTGCCGCACGAAACCGGATTACTAGAGAGCCGTGTGAGTTTTCAAAAGGGCTGTTACCCAGGCCAGGAAATTGTGGCTCGTATGCATAACCTAGGGAAGCCGAAGCAACAGATTGTTGCAATGCAGATCAACACTGACGAACTTCCATTGGCTGGGGCTGCTGTTCTCAAAGGTTGTGACCGTGACGATGAACAGATCGGAGTTGTGACATCCAGTGTCTTAAGCCCGCTGAATTCACTGGTTCCAATCGCATTGGCAATGGTACGCACCGCTACAATTGAAGCGGGGCCAGAAGTTGGCGTGGTTGCTGAGGGGGAGGTTGTCTCAGCGAGCCTTCAGCAGCAATTGACCTTTTTAGTGTGA
- a CDS encoding tetratricopeptide repeat protein, which yields MSEWLDAEGHADRAFEMFDCGRWSEAEAELRKALALNPDQPEWHFNLGMTLEAAGRERDALASYQRASELMPNQPEPRVAAGIILSQLSDDRAAITYFDEALALDSSCEPAYAHKIHAHVALGDHAEAETTYFISQQALAETSARCCAAMAESLLERGEFGRAEWCLREAIRVDASLPRIRTMLATVFAMTDRRHQAIQLFLRELREDPGSIDTLLDYASLLIELGRLPEAGEKLRRVLELEPANIEAHYQHGLISMQLARLEQAQISFELVSRLDPDFPGIRRNLAEALVGRGRLAEARRCLKTEYDFLAHTTGDDGRLLIDVASTKLLTDFGQLLLDAGLSHRASTVLRHALMSDDRDVEILRRLSLARFQSGDRDGGCAMSRRLLRFDPEFIPAIHNLALAALQQGRVREAYGWIVRGLKIDRQDEGLRRLRIRVWAMAFPELMHRVWVSGVWKFACHLARELRGQLSRLKSYNGRPR from the coding sequence ATGAGCGAGTGGTTAGATGCTGAAGGGCACGCGGATCGAGCATTTGAGATGTTCGATTGTGGTCGTTGGAGTGAGGCTGAAGCTGAACTCCGCAAGGCCTTGGCGCTGAATCCAGATCAGCCCGAATGGCACTTTAATCTGGGAATGACGCTTGAAGCCGCGGGACGCGAGAGGGATGCGTTGGCGAGTTATCAGCGCGCATCGGAGTTGATGCCTAATCAGCCCGAACCCCGTGTTGCCGCTGGAATCATCTTGTCTCAACTAAGTGACGACCGGGCTGCCATCACGTACTTCGATGAAGCACTCGCTTTGGATTCTTCGTGTGAGCCAGCTTACGCTCATAAGATCCATGCTCATGTTGCTTTGGGGGATCACGCCGAAGCCGAAACAACGTATTTCATTTCTCAACAGGCGTTGGCTGAAACAAGTGCTCGTTGTTGTGCCGCGATGGCTGAGAGCCTTCTTGAGCGTGGGGAATTTGGTCGTGCTGAGTGGTGCTTGAGAGAGGCGATTCGAGTCGATGCGTCACTGCCTCGTATTCGAACGATGCTGGCAACTGTATTTGCGATGACGGATCGGCGCCATCAGGCAATTCAGCTATTTCTTCGAGAGCTAAGAGAAGATCCAGGGAGCATTGACACACTACTTGACTACGCAAGTCTGCTTATTGAACTTGGTAGATTGCCAGAGGCCGGTGAGAAATTGCGCCGCGTTCTTGAGCTAGAACCAGCAAATATAGAAGCCCACTATCAACATGGTTTGATCTCAATGCAATTAGCTCGACTCGAGCAGGCACAGATTTCTTTTGAGCTCGTGAGTCGTCTTGACCCAGACTTCCCAGGCATTCGCCGAAATTTGGCTGAAGCACTTGTTGGTCGCGGGCGTCTTGCCGAAGCAAGGCGGTGTTTAAAGACCGAATACGACTTTCTTGCGCACACCACTGGAGATGATGGCAGGTTACTCATTGATGTAGCTTCAACCAAGTTGCTCACAGATTTTGGCCAATTGCTTCTAGATGCCGGGTTGTCACACCGTGCGTCGACCGTACTTCGGCATGCACTGATGAGCGACGATCGTGATGTTGAGATTCTACGCCGACTCTCTTTGGCAAGATTCCAAAGTGGGGATCGCGATGGAGGATGTGCGATGAGTCGCCGGCTTCTCCGATTTGACCCAGAGTTCATTCCTGCAATTCATAATCTGGCGCTTGCAGCATTACAGCAGGGGCGTGTACGTGAGGCCTATGGATGGATTGTGAGGGGACTCAAGATTGACCGCCAGGACGAAGGACTACGTCGTTTGCGCATCCGCGTCTGGGCAATGGCATTTCCAGAACTGATGCACCGTGTTTGGGTAAGCGGTGTTTGGAAGTTTGCTTGCCACCTCGCCAGAGAGCTTCGTGGTCAATTGAGTCGTCTGAAATCGTATAACGGCCGACCACGATAG
- a CDS encoding metallophosphoesterase family protein: MTTSVCSDAASASPDPTSHARKPPWLILSDLHLGHPRRSVGDVHRLEPLLENIGHLIINGDSAELHHKVHKYDAQQRLDDLRKLCDQLGVTLEFIAGNHDPFLTDKKYIQLFEKQLLITHGDTFHDAIAPWCPSARILERFTHQIRREVTGSRAPTLNLRMQESLLVCQKLIEQRRYKIERVTMLHLAMNPITTARVLWYWCQYSGLSDRFLNSFAPQTKVLVYGHTHRASLVKRGGRMLINTGSFGFPFKAQAVRINDRTLSVHAIRRTKDRYHLDSKCLLQHEFSTAHHTADRDH; the protein is encoded by the coding sequence ATGACTACATCCGTTTGCAGTGATGCTGCATCAGCATCTCCGGATCCAACATCTCACGCCCGCAAACCGCCCTGGCTGATTCTCTCCGACCTTCATCTGGGGCACCCACGCCGATCTGTGGGCGACGTACATCGACTGGAGCCGCTCCTAGAGAACATCGGCCACCTCATCATTAACGGTGATTCAGCTGAGTTACACCACAAGGTTCATAAATATGATGCGCAGCAGAGGCTTGATGACTTAAGAAAGCTATGTGATCAATTAGGCGTCACTCTGGAGTTTATTGCAGGCAATCACGATCCATTTCTAACTGATAAGAAGTACATCCAGCTCTTCGAGAAACAACTTCTGATCACACACGGTGATACTTTTCACGATGCAATTGCTCCATGGTGCCCTTCCGCTCGCATTCTCGAACGTTTTACACATCAAATTCGGCGTGAAGTCACCGGATCTCGTGCGCCCACACTTAATCTACGCATGCAAGAGTCATTGCTTGTCTGCCAGAAGTTAATCGAACAGCGCCGTTATAAAATTGAACGCGTCACCATGTTACATCTCGCAATGAATCCAATAACCACTGCCCGAGTCCTTTGGTACTGGTGCCAGTATTCGGGACTTTCAGATCGTTTTCTTAACAGCTTTGCACCACAGACAAAGGTGCTCGTTTATGGACACACACACAGAGCATCTCTTGTAAAACGCGGTGGGCGTATGCTCATAAACACAGGTAGTTTCGGCTTCCCATTCAAAGCCCAAGCCGTGCGAATTAATGATCGAACGTTATCTGTCCATGCTATTAGACGCACTAAAGATAGATATCATCTTGATTCAAAGTGCTTGCTACAGCATGAATTTTCGACTGCCCATCATACGGCTGATCGTGACCATTAG
- a CDS encoding gamma-glutamyl-gamma-aminobutyrate hydrolase family protein (Members of this family of hydrolases with an active site Cys residue belong to MEROPS family C26.) — MNPIERPIIGITPDVCDQRWRVAPAYAAQVVAAGGLPLVLPPLPEVAEMYLDLVQGLILTGGDDPKMELFGAVTHPKATPIDQQRQAFELALLDGLERRQEVPLLGICLGMQLMALHAGGDLDQFLPESLPTAHDHMNGAIHEVDGSLGHGPVHSHHKQAVRAAGSLAVIAQAPDGVIEAVACNERPFYVGVQWHPERTENRALGPALFESLIQAAHSKPSIAG; from the coding sequence ATGAACCCAATTGAACGGCCAATAATAGGTATTACACCTGATGTTTGTGACCAACGCTGGCGTGTGGCCCCAGCTTACGCGGCTCAGGTCGTGGCAGCAGGGGGGCTTCCATTGGTTCTACCGCCGTTGCCAGAAGTCGCTGAAATGTATCTGGATTTGGTTCAGGGGCTCATTCTGACCGGCGGTGATGATCCTAAGATGGAGCTTTTTGGGGCGGTGACTCACCCCAAGGCGACACCGATTGATCAGCAGCGACAAGCATTTGAGCTGGCATTACTTGATGGCTTGGAACGCCGACAAGAAGTACCACTACTGGGCATTTGTCTGGGGATGCAGCTCATGGCACTCCACGCTGGAGGCGATTTGGACCAGTTCCTACCCGAGAGTCTGCCAACAGCCCATGATCATATGAATGGCGCGATACATGAAGTGGATGGATCATTGGGACATGGGCCGGTTCATAGCCACCACAAACAGGCCGTTAGAGCAGCCGGTTCATTGGCCGTGATCGCTCAAGCGCCTGATGGCGTGATTGAGGCAGTTGCTTGCAATGAGAGGCCGTTTTACGTCGGCGTCCAATGGCATCCCGAGCGAACCGAAAATAGGGCATTAGGACCGGCGTTATTCGAATCTCTGATCCAGGCAGCCCACAGTAAACCGTCTATTGCAGGTTGA
- the rpsR gene encoding 30S ribosomal protein S18, whose protein sequence is MTYNEGHRGSRRGGYLRTGSSGKYYVEYKSTDDLRRLMTPNGKIYSRKRLGVTAKEQRMIARAIRRARYMALLPYTSATL, encoded by the coding sequence ATGACATACAACGAAGGACATCGAGGCTCTCGTCGCGGCGGATATCTCCGAACCGGCAGTAGTGGCAAGTACTATGTCGAATATAAATCAACAGATGATCTACGTCGTCTGATGACGCCCAACGGAAAAATCTATTCTCGTAAGCGACTTGGTGTCACCGCCAAGGAGCAGCGAATGATTGCTCGTGCGATTCGCCGAGCTCGCTACATGGCATTGCTTCCATATACCAGTGCCACGCTCTAA
- a CDS encoding hydroxymethylglutaryl-CoA lyase: MALPQSIRITEVGPRDGLQNEKAIVDVDQKIAFIDMLSVSGVPEIEVTSFVNPSWVPQMADASEVCSRINRAPGVLYSALVPNERGLHAALESQVDKVAIFTAASEAFSQQNTNATIDETFQRFLPVVKQAREAGLPIRAYVSCVVKCPYEGAINPKSVLQVVQRLIDLGVDEIDLGETLGVAHPDEIEQLINIVGECVNPNCLTLHLHDTEGRALACVERALTLGVWQFDAACGGLGGCPFAPGAAGNLATEQLVSFAQELGLETNIDVSVIAKAGLFIASSLAQ; encoded by the coding sequence ATGGCACTTCCTCAATCTATTCGAATAACAGAAGTTGGGCCACGTGATGGGCTGCAAAATGAGAAGGCCATTGTTGATGTCGATCAGAAGATAGCATTCATCGACATGTTGTCAGTGAGCGGCGTGCCCGAAATTGAAGTGACAAGCTTCGTGAATCCATCCTGGGTTCCGCAAATGGCAGATGCTTCAGAGGTTTGTAGCCGGATCAACCGTGCGCCTGGTGTTCTGTATTCTGCGCTTGTTCCCAATGAACGGGGCCTGCACGCAGCCTTGGAATCGCAGGTCGATAAGGTGGCAATCTTTACCGCGGCTAGTGAAGCGTTTTCTCAGCAAAATACAAATGCAACTATTGATGAGACTTTCCAACGTTTTCTTCCAGTTGTTAAACAGGCAAGAGAAGCAGGACTCCCGATTCGAGCCTACGTGAGTTGCGTTGTGAAGTGCCCTTACGAGGGTGCCATTAATCCGAAGTCGGTGCTACAGGTGGTCCAGCGCCTCATTGATTTGGGCGTAGACGAGATTGACTTGGGTGAAACTTTGGGCGTAGCTCACCCCGATGAAATTGAGCAATTGATAAACATCGTAGGTGAGTGTGTTAATCCAAATTGCCTCACACTTCATCTTCATGACACTGAAGGGCGAGCTCTTGCTTGTGTAGAGCGAGCGCTCACATTGGGCGTGTGGCAGTTTGACGCGGCTTGCGGTGGTTTGGGTGGTTGCCCCTTTGCGCCTGGCGCGGCAGGGAATCTAGCGACAGAGCAACTCGTCTCATTCGCTCAAGAACTTGGCTTGGAGACAAATATAGATGTTTCTGTGATTGCCAAAGCGGGCTTGTTTATTGCATCTTCGCTTGCACAGTGA
- a CDS encoding alpha/beta hydrolase, which translates to MVSGLIILFLTALALIWSFLVVILLYEMQRPPRHTAGWALATARPMTPDQVGCDFSSPAIVDAQGQSVPIWMIEGRPPAAREPLTVVFIHGWGQSRLDMLPLVHTYLNQADRLVLFDLPGHGEACGTSALGAKEVDGLLDLLAQLDNHSYLLVGNSMGSVIAFAAASRPEPIAKRVRGVIAYGAYIKFHQSLVGRLRLAGYPSRPISDVALWVMSLLQKKPLSLSDQQISLQCPVMLITGERDQIASPETAKRIADQLPSGSLWIVPDGLHCDAWECQPEQHQVQIENFLKQFDRPS; encoded by the coding sequence ATGGTCTCAGGTCTAATTATCCTATTTCTCACAGCATTAGCGCTTATTTGGAGCTTTCTAGTAGTCATTCTGCTCTATGAGATGCAGCGTCCACCTCGGCATACTGCCGGCTGGGCCTTGGCAACCGCTCGACCGATGACGCCTGATCAGGTCGGCTGTGATTTCTCTAGCCCAGCCATTGTCGATGCGCAGGGGCAATCAGTACCGATCTGGATGATCGAAGGGCGTCCTCCAGCAGCTCGTGAGCCACTGACAGTTGTGTTTATTCACGGTTGGGGGCAATCCCGGCTCGACATGTTGCCACTGGTGCATACGTACTTGAATCAAGCTGATCGTCTGGTGCTTTTTGACCTTCCTGGTCATGGTGAGGCTTGTGGCACCTCAGCATTGGGCGCCAAAGAAGTCGACGGTTTATTGGATCTATTGGCGCAGTTAGACAATCATTCGTACTTGCTAGTTGGAAATTCGATGGGTTCAGTTATTGCCTTCGCTGCAGCTTCTCGTCCAGAACCAATTGCAAAGAGGGTCCGCGGTGTGATCGCTTATGGGGCCTACATTAAGTTCCATCAATCACTGGTTGGTCGACTTCGTTTAGCCGGTTATCCAAGTCGACCAATTTCAGACGTGGCGCTTTGGGTCATGAGTTTGCTACAAAAGAAGCCACTGTCTCTATCCGACCAGCAAATCAGTTTGCAGTGTCCCGTCATGTTAATCACTGGTGAGAGGGATCAGATTGCCTCTCCCGAAACCGCAAAGCGCATTGCAGATCAACTTCCCAGTGGCTCTCTTTGGATCGTGCCTGATGGATTACATTGCGATGCATGGGAATGCCAGCCAGAGCAGCACCAAGTTCAGATCGAGAATTTCCTCAAACAATTTGATCGACCATCTTGA
- a CDS encoding Sir2 family NAD-dependent protein deacetylase: MTRNVLDDAIAIVQSVNSTVSFSGAGLSAESGLSTFRDKHTGGIWAKHDPMRLASPEGFSEDPKLVLDWYSSRRRNLAAAKPNAAHTSLAAQKSMAHITQNVDDLLERAGARNTIHLHGTLIADRCHARCGYRENIDLAKPPKPQPCPNCNAPLRPDVVWFGESLPSDAWARAEQSCLTTELLLVIGTSACVYPAAGLIEVARSAGAQIICINTEKIDGLAKNDIGLIGTAGDLVPKLLSSTDCSDVQ; encoded by the coding sequence TTGACACGAAATGTCCTGGACGATGCAATTGCAATCGTTCAATCTGTCAACTCAACGGTTTCATTTTCTGGAGCTGGATTGAGCGCCGAATCTGGCCTCTCTACATTTCGCGATAAACATACGGGTGGCATTTGGGCAAAACATGATCCAATGCGGCTTGCCTCACCAGAGGGTTTTTCTGAAGACCCAAAACTCGTACTCGATTGGTATTCATCGCGCCGTCGAAATCTTGCCGCTGCAAAGCCTAATGCAGCCCATACCTCTTTAGCAGCCCAAAAATCAATGGCTCATATCACACAAAACGTTGATGATCTTCTGGAACGTGCGGGCGCTCGCAATACGATTCATCTACACGGAACACTCATTGCTGATCGTTGTCATGCGCGGTGTGGATACCGTGAGAATATTGACTTGGCCAAACCACCAAAACCACAGCCGTGCCCCAACTGTAACGCACCACTACGTCCAGATGTCGTTTGGTTTGGAGAGTCGCTACCGAGCGATGCCTGGGCGCGTGCCGAGCAATCCTGCCTTACCACAGAACTACTCTTGGTCATCGGAACAAGTGCATGTGTCTACCCCGCCGCCGGCCTTATTGAAGTCGCTCGGAGTGCTGGTGCCCAGATCATTTGTATTAATACGGAAAAAATCGATGGCTTAGCAAAAAATGACATTGGCTTGATCGGAACGGCCGGTGATTTAGTGCCGAAACTGCTGTCAAGTACAGATTGCTCCGACGTGCAATAA
- a CDS encoding enoyl-CoA hydratase-related protein has translation MSDESFILTDREDHVGIARLNRPKVLNALNLELMEQLIEALEAFDADPEIHVIVLSGNERAFAAGADIGDMAEASTFEMFRRDQFARWERIRRIKKPIVAAVSGFALGGGCELMMLCDVIVASESSRIGQPEINIGVMPGAGGTQRLTRAVGKAMSMDVVLSGRFLTGKEALTHGLISRLVPPEHFFSEAMKVAHAMATKPPLALQLAKESVLKSFESSLSEGLEYERKLFYMLFSTADQKEGMKAFMEKRRPHFQGQ, from the coding sequence ATGAGTGATGAATCTTTTATCCTGACTGATCGAGAGGATCATGTGGGCATTGCACGCCTGAACCGCCCCAAGGTTTTGAATGCTCTTAACTTAGAACTTATGGAACAACTGATCGAGGCCCTTGAGGCTTTCGATGCAGATCCAGAAATTCATGTCATCGTGCTGTCCGGAAATGAGCGGGCTTTTGCCGCTGGTGCTGATATCGGTGATATGGCAGAAGCCTCTACCTTTGAGATGTTCCGCCGTGATCAATTTGCACGTTGGGAACGAATCCGCCGCATCAAGAAACCAATTGTTGCGGCGGTGAGTGGCTTTGCTCTTGGTGGTGGCTGCGAGCTCATGATGCTGTGTGATGTCATTGTTGCTTCTGAAAGCAGTCGCATCGGACAACCAGAAATTAATATTGGCGTCATGCCAGGCGCCGGTGGAACACAGAGGCTCACGCGTGCGGTTGGAAAAGCGATGTCAATGGATGTCGTTCTTAGCGGTCGATTCCTCACCGGCAAAGAGGCGTTGACTCACGGATTAATCAGTCGCTTGGTCCCACCAGAGCACTTCTTCTCTGAAGCCATGAAGGTCGCACACGCAATGGCAACCAAACCGCCGCTTGCGCTACAACTAGCCAAAGAATCTGTACTCAAGTCATTTGAGTCTTCATTAAGCGAAGGCCTTGAGTATGAACGCAAGCTTTTCTATATGTTGTTCTCAACGGCTGACCAAAAAGAAGGCATGAAGGCCTTTATGGAAAAACGCCGGCCACATTTCCAAGGCCAATAG
- a CDS encoding diguanylate cyclase: MTLQRPRVGRIRGSVLLVGPQQQRDRLVPESRPDVVAVDTLFDALGQLTGGRVRTPIHTVLLAPRDPEELTQQRITAFRRLDPSVRVLLVTEPTVADELTQQVLDRFDGFLTGPLTEQQLIEATDSLESKTSVPEIMVSPNLEPPTPEPGITPPTAADYPSPQAVPPPSLAAFDPAPATPREDQSPDLEQQPRTEEQLGDIDLVDQIMKEEGDLLGAALSLVRQQTQWHNCTVRAVRGDFEGPMAPIQIEGRRFGLLSADDADPAELQSWAGWLARWLALDHTHRQLHSMAMEDDLTGAGNRRFFYRVMQETMNHSNEMRRPFALMLFDIDNFKHYNDAFGHDAGDEILCETVRLLRAIVRRGDHVCRIGGDEFAVIFADPEGPRKSGPANLESVEQIARRFQDQICQMRFPKLGQDAPGNLSVSGGLSLYPWDGSDIDTLLHHADQRALISKRSGKNMITLGPPQSHDES; the protein is encoded by the coding sequence ATGACTCTTCAGCGTCCTCGCGTCGGTCGCATTCGTGGTTCGGTGTTGCTTGTGGGTCCACAGCAACAGCGAGACCGCTTGGTGCCAGAGTCACGCCCTGATGTCGTGGCAGTTGACACCCTCTTTGATGCCTTAGGGCAATTGACCGGAGGGCGTGTTCGCACCCCGATACATACGGTTCTATTAGCGCCACGTGATCCCGAAGAACTGACGCAACAACGGATCACCGCATTTCGACGTCTTGACCCATCGGTTCGCGTACTGCTTGTCACTGAACCAACTGTTGCCGATGAACTCACACAACAAGTGCTCGACCGATTCGATGGTTTTCTCACAGGGCCACTGACTGAACAACAACTTATTGAGGCAACTGACAGCCTCGAGAGCAAAACCAGTGTTCCTGAGATCATGGTGTCGCCAAATCTAGAGCCACCGACACCTGAGCCAGGCATCACACCGCCAACGGCCGCAGATTATCCATCTCCTCAAGCAGTCCCACCTCCGTCTCTGGCAGCCTTCGATCCTGCACCGGCAACACCGAGAGAAGACCAGTCACCTGATCTTGAACAACAGCCTCGTACCGAAGAACAACTTGGTGACATCGATCTTGTTGATCAAATCATGAAAGAGGAAGGCGACCTATTGGGCGCTGCTCTTTCTCTTGTTCGACAACAGACTCAGTGGCACAACTGCACTGTGCGCGCGGTGCGAGGTGATTTTGAAGGGCCAATGGCACCAATCCAGATTGAGGGCAGGCGCTTTGGCCTGTTGTCGGCAGACGACGCGGATCCTGCTGAGCTGCAATCTTGGGCTGGTTGGCTCGCTCGATGGCTGGCACTTGATCATACGCATCGGCAACTCCACTCGATGGCCATGGAAGATGACTTAACTGGTGCTGGAAACCGACGGTTCTTTTACAGAGTCATGCAAGAGACCATGAATCACTCAAATGAAATGCGACGACCATTTGCGTTAATGTTGTTTGATATTGACAACTTCAAACATTACAACGATGCCTTTGGACATGATGCAGGTGATGAGATTCTCTGTGAGACCGTTCGACTTCTTAGAGCCATTGTTCGCCGTGGAGATCATGTTTGCCGAATTGGCGGCGACGAGTTCGCTGTGATCTTTGCGGATCCAGAAGGACCACGAAAGAGTGGGCCCGCCAATCTGGAATCCGTTGAGCAAATTGCTCGCCGATTTCAAGATCAGATCTGCCAAATGCGATTCCCTAAGTTGGGACAAGACGCACCTGGCAATTTGAGCGTCTCCGGCGGCCTCTCCCTGTATCCCTGGGATGGCAGTGATATCGACACACTCTTGCATCATGCTGACCAACGCGCATTGATTTCCAAGCGCTCTGGCAAAAACATGATTACATTAGGTCCCCCGCAATCACATGATGAGTCGTAG